In Dryobates pubescens isolate bDryPub1 chromosome 32, bDryPub1.pri, whole genome shotgun sequence, the following are encoded in one genomic region:
- the CCDC50 gene encoding coiled-coil domain-containing protein 50, with amino-acid sequence MEQKSAGIIVTKRAELECHRIRAGLCRDFAVLEDHTLAHNLQEQEIEHHLATNVQRNRLVQHDLKVAKKLQEEEDLKARAQKHQKDLERQDCEMAQEIQVKLVFEAEQRRRQEEKDEDIARLLQLQEEKKHKKHYPETQGHTVYEDSYYAEDGGTRLRGSQQAVYDKPQSEQELTDAEIARKLQEEELLASEADQKAAQVAQDEEIARLLMAEEKKAFKKGKEREKSSLEKRRHDQDWKRDASESTCSRAKEGPETQRHKGDRSARSQPHVDDFDRARYYTSQPSPSRQIPKPEFSPKGSRRKQ; translated from the exons TGTGTCGGGACTTTGCTGTTCTGGAAGATCACACCTTGGCTCATAACTTACAGGAGCAAGAGA TTGAGCACCACTTGGCGACAAACGTTCAGCGTAATCGGCTGGTGCAGCATGACTtgaaggtggccaagaagctgcaagaggaggaggatCTGAAAGCACGTGCTCAGAAACACCAAAAGGACTT GGAGCGACAGGACTGTGAGATGGCTCAGGAAATCCAAGTGAAGTTGGTGTTTGAAGCGGAGCAGCGCCGCAGGCAAGAGGAGAAAGACGAG GACATTGCCCGTCTCCTACAactgcaggaagaaaagaagcacAAGAAGCACTACCCAGAAACCCAGGGACACACAGTCTATGAAGACAGCTATTATGCAGAGGATGGAG GCACCAGGTTGAGAGGGTCACAGCAAGCCGTGTATGATAAACCCCAGAGCGAACAGGAGCTAACTGACGCAGAGATTGCTcggaagctgcaggaggaagagcttCTG gctaGTGAGGCAGATCAGAAGGCAGCTCAAGTAGCTCAAGATGAG GAGATTGCCCGACTCTTAATGGCTGAGGAGAAAAAGGCTttcaagaaaggaaaggagagagaaaagtcttccttggaaaagaggagacatGATCAAGACTGGAAG CGTGATGCAAGCGAGTCCACGTGCTCAAGGGCAAAAGAAGGGCCTGAAACGCAGCGGCACAAAGGCGACAGGTCTGCGAG ATCACAGCCTCACGTGGATGACTTCGACCGTGCTCGGTATTACacaagccagcccagcccttcacGCCAGATCCCCAAACCTGAGTTCTCTCCTAAAG